The [Clostridium] celerecrescens 18A genomic sequence CAATCCAAAATGTGACAATCGTCACATTTATCTGTCTGTTCCTTTTGTCCCTGGTGACTATTGAAAAACTTGTTCTGAATAATTGGCAATCTTCCATAACCAGAGAGACTGCCGGGATTTCTGAAAAGATGAATCAGGATGTGATTGAAAAGATGAATTCATTTTTCAGGGTTCCAGTTACGGCAGATGAACTAGGGAAAAAGTTGATTGAAAATAAAACGATTGATTTTTTAAACGAAAAGAGTCGCAACTCTTTTTTTATTGGCATTTTAGAATCTTATGAGAAAGAGATTTACAGTTTTACATATGCATCGGTTGATGGAGAATACTATGGGGCCCTCAGAAATAATAAGGGGGAACTTGAACTAATAAAGAATAATGATGAAACAGGCGGAGAAATCTGGCGCTGCGATGTAAATGAAGACATGACAGCAGGGGCGTTGATACAAAACGCAGGCACCTTTGATCCCAGGCTGCAGGAATGGTATCAGGCGGCTGAAAAAGAGAAGGGGCCTGTTTTTTCACCTGCATACAGAGATTTCATCATCAATGACCTTACAGTGTCTGTTTCATGTCCCGTATATGATGAGGCCGGAACGCTTAAGGGTATATTAGGGACTCATATGCTTCTTTCCGATTTTGGGGATTATCTGAAAAACGAGGGAGCCGGTTTCAAGGGCCATGTATCTGTTATAGAGAAAGATACCCGGTATTTAATTGCAAATTCCATGGGGGAAGATAATTATACCGTTGATGGAGACGGATCACTGAAAAGAAATACGATTGATGACCTTTCTCTTCCGGCCTGGAAGAACAGTTATGAGATGTATCTTAAATCCAAGAAGACAGAATTCTCATGGAAGGCGGGAGAAACGGACTGGTATGCGAACGTAAAAGAATACCGGATAGGAGGTCTTGACTGGGTCATTATTTCTGTGATTCCGGGAAGTTTTTTGGCTGCAGAACTGAACCGGAATATCGAGGTCTCGGCGGAACTGGCTGTTATTGCCGGCGCTTTTTCCATAAGTATTTTTTTCTTGATCATCCGAAGGCTCTATAAGCCTATCAATGGCTTACTGACCATTGCGGAGAACATTTCTGCAGGAAATTTAGAGCAAAGAGTGGAGATCGTTAGGAATGATGAAATAGGTAGAATATCCAATGTATTTAACCGCCTGGCAGATAATCTGCTTGATATGGTAAAACACCTGGAATGTATTGTTGAAATGCGGACCAAAGAGTTAAATAAAGCAAATGAGGTATTAAGGGAGAGTCAGTCCCAGCTTCAGCTCATACTGGATACCGCGGCGGAAGCAATATTAGGTACGGATTTAAACGGAAGATTCACATTCTGCAATAAAAGCTGTCTACGCCTTCTGGGATATTCAAAGCCTGAGGAATTGCTGGGAAGCGATATGCAGTTCTTTGCAGATTTTCTTAGTCCTGAAAAGAATAGAGGAGAAAGAAACGGTGTTCTTAGACGGGCCGACGGTACCTGCTTTGATGCGGAGTACCGTGCCCTGCCCCAATTAAGGGAAGGAAAGCATGTTGGGTATGTTATAACCTTTGCCGATATTACCGAGCGAAAGAAGGGGGAGGAAAAGATCCGCTTTTTAAGCTATCATGATCCTCTGACCGGATTGGTAAACCGGAGGCGTTTTGAGCAGGAGATGAAGAATGCAGACACGCAGCAGAACCAGCCGGTTTCCCTGATTTTTCTGGATTTAAACGGCTTAAAGCTCATCAATGATACCTTTGGGCATACGGCTGGAGATGAATTCATTGTTAAGGTCGCCCAGGTCTTGAAAAAGAACTGCAGGGAAGGGGATGTTGCCGCACGGATCGGCGGCGATGAATTTACGGTGCTGCTTCCCCGCACGTCCAGGGAAGAGGCGGAGTCCATAGCTTTGAGGGTCAAAAATCAGGTTTCCGTGGAAAAGGTAAACATGGTGTCTTGCAGTGTTGCGGTGGGAGTTGGAACAAAAGCCAAGCACTGGCAGAAAATTGAACGGATCCTGGAGACTGCAGAGAACGAGATGTATAAGGAGAAGAGTATTTCTTCCATAAACTTTGGAATTCATGCAATTAACGGCATTATCACTTCTCTTCATATGAAAAGCCCATGTGAGAAAAAACACTCAGAAGAAGTCAGCAAGCTGTGCGAAAAGATCGGCATGGCAATGGGGCTTCCTGAAACAGAAATTAAAAAACTGAGGGACGGAGCATACCTCCACGATATCGGTAAGATCACCCTGAGTGATTCGATTCTTGAAAAGACTCATGAACAACTGACGGAAGCAGAGCATGAGATGATGAGACAGCATCCGGCCATCGGATACCGCATCCTGAATCTGTCCCAGGAAACACTGGACCTTGCCAACGGCGTGTACGGACATCACGAATGCTGGGATGGTTCCGGGTATCCCAAGGGCTTAAAGGGCGAGGAGATCCCGCTTATTTCCCGTATTTTATCTGTTGCAGAAGGGTATGAGAGAATCATAAACCGTGAAAATAACCGGGAAGCAGGAAAAGAAAAAGCGCTGCAAGCAATTTTAAATGGTTCCGGTCAAAAGTATGATCCAACGATTGCCGAATTGTTTGTACTCATCATGAAGGAAGATGAATAATGCTGCTTCATCATAGATTTCCAGCATTTGCGAATGGTTGTTCGTTTCCATTATATGTGCTATAATTCCTACGGCATAGCAGTTGTCCGTAGAAACAATGATTACAGTACGATGATTTATGAGACTGCAGTTGGAAAGATACTATGTCTGAATTTCCATATACTTAAGAGAAATGCCTGTAATTAAGATTCAAAATTCAGGATTTTTCAAATTGCAATTTTGAGGAGGCACTAGAAACATGAAGTACTTAAGAAACAAGCTTTTATTATTTATCTCTTTGCTGCTAATCTTTACGGTCATATTCCTGACCACTATTTCTTCGATTCTTTATTACCAAAGCTCCATGGCTGAAGCAGAGCAGAATTCGTCTTATCTGGCAGCAGCATATCAGCAGGGTATCGATTCGGTATTAAATATTTACCGCAGTGAATTAAAGGTAACTGCCTCAAAGAGCTTTTTAACAGATGGCAGAACAACAGATCCAGAAATAAAACGCCTGCTGGATGAGGAGGCGGAAGCTTCAGGTTTTCATTACATAACAGTAGCGGATGCACAGGGAAACAATGACAAAGGGGACCAGATTGCAGATCAGGACTTTTTTATAGAGGCCCAAAAAGGAGTTGTCTATATTTCTGATCCGTTTTTGAATGAAGATCAGAAGCTGAGTCTTTATATAGCAGCTCCTATTTCCGGAACCGGAAAAGTATTGTATGGATCTCTTCCTTATGAAGCCATCAGCGGTGAACTGACAAAAATCAAAATTGGTGAAAATGGTTATGCCTTTGTTATTGATAAGAATGGACTGACTGTTATTCATCCGAACGAAGATGACGTATCCAATCCAAGAGACTATTTTGAACTGGCAAAAAAGGATCCCTCCTATGCACCTACTGCTAAAATTTTTAAGGAAATGACTTCCAGCAAAACAGGTACCGGTTTTAGCTATTATAACGGACAGCGCCGTCTGGTGGGATATGTTCCCTTAGCCGGGCCGGAAGGCTGGTCGGTTGCAGTCACCACACCTTTGACACAGATCGAAGAAAATATGAGCTATACTCTGATCATGTGCGTGATCGCCGGGCTGGTTCTGCTTTTAGCAGCCATTGCTATTACCCGTATATTCTCCAAAAAGATCACCGAACCGATTGTGACTGCGACGCAAAGGATCGAACGACTGGCCAGGGGAGAACTTGATGAAGACATTGAGCCGGTGAGAGGAAAAGATGAAAGTGCACGGCTTATCATGGCTTTGCAGAATACCATCCATGGATTGCGGTCATATATCATGGATATCTCAAATGTTCTGAATGCCGTGGCTGCTAAGGATTTAACCGTAAGAAGTGCTATTCAGTATCAGGGTGATTTCGTTCCGATCCAGTCGGCCCTGGATCAGATCTTAGACTCTTTAAACAGTACCCTATGGAATATCACACAGGCAACGGATCAGGTACGTTCCAGTTCTGCACAGGTTGCGCTTGGCGGACAGAACCTTGCAGAAAATTCTGCGGAACAGGCGGCGACCACAGAGAGTCTGACCAATTCTCTGGAAATGGTATCTCATCACATTCAGGAGAATGCAGAGCATTCTCTGGCTATGAAGAACATGACAGAGTCAGCGCTTTTGGAGACTCAGCATGGAGATGAGGAAATGCACAGGCTGCAGCAGTCCATGGCAAGCATTGACGCTTCAGCAAAAAAGATCCAAAGCATCATTCACATCATCGATGATATTGCTTTCCAGACCAATATTCTGGCGCTTAATGCTGCGGTAGAAGCAGCTCGTGCCGGTGAGGCAGGAAAGGGATTTTCCGTGGTGGCAGACGAAGTACGGGAGCTGGCTTCCAAAAGTGCGGATGCAGCAAAGCAGACAACTGATCTGATTCACAGCACCATTGAATCTGTAAAACAGGGAAAACAGAACACAGAGCAGACTGCCGATGTGTTTAAGAAGATCGTAGAGCAGACGAGTTCCGTTAATACGCTCGTGTCTAGAATATCCGAATCACTGGAGAGCCAGGCAGGCAGTGTGTCTGAACTGGGAGAGGGAATGCAGAAGATCTCCATGGTCACTCAGGCCAACTCAGCAACAGCAGAGGAAAGTGCGGCGACCAGTGAAGA encodes the following:
- a CDS encoding diguanylate cyclase, whose amino-acid sequence is MRLRRPRKSMSIQNVTIVTFICLFLLSLVTIEKLVLNNWQSSITRETAGISEKMNQDVIEKMNSFFRVPVTADELGKKLIENKTIDFLNEKSRNSFFIGILESYEKEIYSFTYASVDGEYYGALRNNKGELELIKNNDETGGEIWRCDVNEDMTAGALIQNAGTFDPRLQEWYQAAEKEKGPVFSPAYRDFIINDLTVSVSCPVYDEAGTLKGILGTHMLLSDFGDYLKNEGAGFKGHVSVIEKDTRYLIANSMGEDNYTVDGDGSLKRNTIDDLSLPAWKNSYEMYLKSKKTEFSWKAGETDWYANVKEYRIGGLDWVIISVIPGSFLAAELNRNIEVSAELAVIAGAFSISIFFLIIRRLYKPINGLLTIAENISAGNLEQRVEIVRNDEIGRISNVFNRLADNLLDMVKHLECIVEMRTKELNKANEVLRESQSQLQLILDTAAEAILGTDLNGRFTFCNKSCLRLLGYSKPEELLGSDMQFFADFLSPEKNRGERNGVLRRADGTCFDAEYRALPQLREGKHVGYVITFADITERKKGEEKIRFLSYHDPLTGLVNRRRFEQEMKNADTQQNQPVSLIFLDLNGLKLINDTFGHTAGDEFIVKVAQVLKKNCREGDVAARIGGDEFTVLLPRTSREEAESIALRVKNQVSVEKVNMVSCSVAVGVGTKAKHWQKIERILETAENEMYKEKSISSINFGIHAINGIITSLHMKSPCEKKHSEEVSKLCEKIGMAMGLPETEIKKLRDGAYLHDIGKITLSDSILEKTHEQLTEAEHEMMRQHPAIGYRILNLSQETLDLANGVYGHHECWDGSGYPKGLKGEEIPLISRILSVAEGYERIINRENNREAGKEKALQAILNGSGQKYDPTIAELFVLIMKEDE
- a CDS encoding methyl-accepting chemotaxis protein, with the protein product MKYLRNKLLLFISLLLIFTVIFLTTISSILYYQSSMAEAEQNSSYLAAAYQQGIDSVLNIYRSELKVTASKSFLTDGRTTDPEIKRLLDEEAEASGFHYITVADAQGNNDKGDQIADQDFFIEAQKGVVYISDPFLNEDQKLSLYIAAPISGTGKVLYGSLPYEAISGELTKIKIGENGYAFVIDKNGLTVIHPNEDDVSNPRDYFELAKKDPSYAPTAKIFKEMTSSKTGTGFSYYNGQRRLVGYVPLAGPEGWSVAVTTPLTQIEENMSYTLIMCVIAGLVLLLAAIAITRIFSKKITEPIVTATQRIERLARGELDEDIEPVRGKDESARLIMALQNTIHGLRSYIMDISNVLNAVAAKDLTVRSAIQYQGDFVPIQSALDQILDSLNSTLWNITQATDQVRSSSAQVALGGQNLAENSAEQAATTESLTNSLEMVSHHIQENAEHSLAMKNMTESALLETQHGDEEMHRLQQSMASIDASAKKIQSIIHIIDDIAFQTNILALNAAVEAARAGEAGKGFSVVADEVRELASKSADAAKQTTDLIHSTIESVKQGKQNTEQTADVFKKIVEQTSSVNTLVSRISESLESQAGSVSELGEGMQKISMVTQANSATAEESAATSEELLSQMQMLKERVMEFQLIQS